A window of Syntrophorhabdaceae bacterium genomic DNA:
TGGTTGCCACCATTGCGAGCAATATGGGTCTCGAAGTCTGTCTGAAGGAACAGGGGATCAACCTTCTCAGGGCTAATGTGGGAGATCGCTATGTGCTCGAAACTTTACTCAAACAGGGACTCAATTTCGGCGGAGAAAAATCGGGTCACGTGGTCTTCCTCGACCACAACACAACGGGAGACGGCATGGTGACGGCCCTCAGGATGCTCAATGTGATTATCGAAAAGGAAAAGACGCTGGGGGAGCTGAGCCGTAGTTTCATAGAATATCCCCAGGTGGAGCACAACGTGAAAGTCCGTGAAAAAAAGCCCATCGATCAATGCCCTCCTCTTGCCGATACCATTTCAAAGATCACCAAAGCGCTTGGAGATTCCGGAAGGGTCGTGGTGCGATATTCGGGCACCGAGAAGCTCCTTCGGGTCATGGTGGAAGGCGTGGACCGCGAGATCGTCAATACTTACGCGGCAGAGATATCCGACGTAGCAAGACAATACCTTTCGGAGGAATAGGATGGCGGACCTGATGGTAAATATCGATCACGTGGCCACATTAAGAGAGGCTCGAGGCACTAATTATCCCGATCCGGTACACGCGGCCTTAACTGCCGAGATGGCAGGTGCCTCGGGTATCATCGTACACTTAAGAGAAGACCGAAGACACATTAAAGACAGGGATGTGGCCATACTAAAGGATGTGATCAAGACAAAGCTGAATCTTGAGATGGCAGCGGCACCGGAGATAGTGGCCATTGCCTGTGATATAAAGCCGGACATGGTCACACTCGTGCCGGAGAAGAGAAAAGAGCTGACGACCGAAGGCGGGCTTGACGTGGTAAAGCTTTCTGATCGTTTAGCAAGGGTCGTTGAAAAAGTCAAAGGCAAGGGTATTCAGGTAAGTCTCTTTATCGATCCCGTGCAGACCCAGATCGAGATGGCCCACAGGATTCATGCCGATATGATAGAGATTCATACGGGGGCATTTAGCGATGCCCAATCGGAAAGGGCGAAACAAGGTGAACTAAAAAAAATCGTGAATGTGGCCGTACGTGGAAAGGAGTTGGGGCTCGGTGTCAACGCGGGTCACGGTCTTAATTACCATAACGTGAAAGAGGTGGCGGCCATTCAGGAGATTGACGAATTGAGTATCGGCCACAGTATTATAGCGCGGGCGGTCTTCGTGGGTCTTGACCGGGCAGTGATAGACATGATCGCGCTCATGAAGACGTGACAATGATCGGCGTCGATATTGTGGACATAGCAAGGATACACAGGATAGTAGAGAGATATGGGGAACGCTTTCTTGACAGGGTCTATTCGAAAGACGAAGCAAACTACGCCAGAGGGAAGCGGAGGATGGAAGAGACCCTCGCCGGACAGTTCGCCGCCAAAGAGGCATTCATCAAGGCGCTGGGCAGAGGAGTCCCGTGGAGAGATATTGTTGTCTGTCATGAAGGCGCTCGGCCATTCATCCGTTTCCGGGGGAAGCGCTACGATGACGTCAGCATATCTCACGAACATGCATACGCTGTGGCCGTGGTAAACATCAACGAAGAGAAATAATTCAAAAAAATCAGATTCCGTTTTGGGAACGGTGAGCGGTGTTCGGAAGCCGCATCTTAAGCCCGCTTCACGCCTTCCGTCCACTCACCCGGCGGTCGAGGCCCGCCCCGGCAATCGCAGCATAGTCGCAGAGTATTCACTTGGCAACTATGCTGCGCGGAGCACAGTTTGTGGGTGTATGGCAACCTCGATTGTGTCAAGTCAATGTGATTCTCTTTAACGTGCTATCTAGAGAAGCGTGGGGCTAATATGGGGCCGTGGTGTTTACTGAGCGTGAGCTAAGGCAT
This region includes:
- a CDS encoding pyridoxine 5'-phosphate synthase, whose translation is MADLMVNIDHVATLREARGTNYPDPVHAALTAEMAGASGIIVHLREDRRHIKDRDVAILKDVIKTKLNLEMAAAPEIVAIACDIKPDMVTLVPEKRKELTTEGGLDVVKLSDRLARVVEKVKGKGIQVSLFIDPVQTQIEMAHRIHADMIEIHTGAFSDAQSERAKQGELKKIVNVAVRGKELGLGVNAGHGLNYHNVKEVAAIQEIDELSIGHSIIARAVFVGLDRAVIDMIALMKT
- the acpS gene encoding holo-ACP synthase, encoding MIGVDIVDIARIHRIVERYGERFLDRVYSKDEANYARGKRRMEETLAGQFAAKEAFIKALGRGVPWRDIVVCHEGARPFIRFRGKRYDDVSISHEHAYAVAVVNINEEK